Proteins from one Gibbsiella quercinecans genomic window:
- a CDS encoding efflux RND transporter periplasmic adaptor subunit: protein MDSHRKDLRRIRPVVFLAIAVLVLLLGGWLLSGGTENIQPTPVQQVETQRLEQRLLVRQLDVSGHWAAREDVTLMAPVEGLRVSEVLADVGERVRQGQVLARLERNMLDAQLEQSRQGVQRGSAELSQAQSRLNEAASAYARARRLQPDGAISRQEFEAAAAAYAAARATRDQAQAALRQARAQVEETRIRFAHAEVRAPMAGLIVKRQVQAGALVNAQSALFSLVRDGELEFVAQIPASALADLQAGMAARLALPSQALAGQIRLVGAMVDLDSGYGEARIAVNGAVPQQLRVGAVGGARIELGQRQAMALDARALRYASDEQPYVFIVGPDGRVKRAAVRVGWRDGEWVEIQQGLSPQDRVVLAGAALLAEGEPVESVAAAAPGKELRVMPTERCTAENTQP from the coding sequence CTGGCGATAGCCGTCTTGGTGTTATTGCTGGGCGGATGGTTGCTGTCTGGCGGCACGGAGAATATTCAGCCGACACCGGTGCAACAGGTGGAAACGCAGCGCCTGGAACAGCGGTTACTGGTGCGGCAGCTTGATGTGTCGGGCCACTGGGCTGCGCGTGAAGACGTTACGCTGATGGCGCCGGTGGAAGGGTTGCGCGTCAGTGAGGTACTGGCGGACGTCGGCGAGCGGGTGCGGCAGGGGCAGGTGCTGGCACGCCTGGAGCGCAACATGCTGGACGCGCAGTTGGAACAGAGCCGCCAGGGCGTGCAGCGCGGCAGCGCCGAACTTTCCCAGGCTCAGTCGCGGCTTAACGAGGCCGCGTCTGCTTACGCCCGTGCGCGCCGTTTACAGCCTGACGGCGCGATCAGCCGCCAGGAGTTTGAAGCCGCCGCCGCCGCTTATGCCGCAGCGCGAGCGACGCGCGATCAGGCGCAGGCGGCGCTGCGACAGGCTCGCGCGCAGGTGGAAGAGACGCGTATTCGTTTCGCCCATGCGGAAGTGCGCGCCCCAATGGCCGGTTTGATCGTCAAACGGCAGGTGCAGGCCGGCGCGTTGGTTAATGCTCAGAGCGCGTTGTTCAGTTTGGTACGCGACGGCGAGCTGGAGTTTGTCGCGCAGATCCCCGCCTCGGCATTGGCGGATCTTCAAGCCGGCATGGCTGCGCGGTTGGCGTTGCCGTCACAGGCGTTGGCCGGGCAGATCCGGCTGGTGGGCGCCATGGTAGATCTCGACAGCGGCTATGGCGAAGCGCGCATTGCTGTTAACGGCGCCGTGCCGCAGCAATTGCGCGTCGGCGCCGTGGGCGGCGCTCGCATTGAGCTGGGCCAACGCCAGGCGATGGCGCTGGATGCGCGCGCATTGCGCTATGCCAGTGATGAGCAACCCTATGTGTTTATCGTCGGGCCGGATGGCCGTGTGAAACGTGCGGCGGTGCGGGTTGGCTGGCGTGACGGCGAGTGGGTGGAAATTCAGCAAGGGTTGTCGCCGCAGGATCGGGTGGTGCTGGCCGGCGCGGCGCTGCTGGCGGAAGGGGAGCCGGTTGAGAGCGTGGCTGCGGCGGCGCCCGGCAAGGAACTCCGCGTAATGCCGACAGAGCGGTGCACAGCGGAGAACACGCAGCCATGA
- a CDS encoding efflux RND transporter permease subunit: MKQGISSWAIRRPIPTLVLFCVLTLAGIAAFLRLPVNANPPVAFPLVSVTVLQPGAAPAEIEAEITRRVENALSGLPSVRHLESTVKASVSSTTVEFQLGTDPDRAANDVRAAVDEIRGELPQNIPAPVVQRVDVEGGAMLQYIMEAPGESEQALSWYVDDSISRELLAVPGVQRVARFGGAERELRIEPNPAVLAQYGMTIDTLNSQLRETFTDVPGGHLETQRQRQTIRVQGRLASPETLSALPIAMPGGSWLPLGDIARISDTVADRSGFAQLNGKPAVGFSVWRRKGFSDTEVAARVAERLQTLQAQHPGVVIREVTSTVEYTRASYDTAMHTLVEGAVLTILVVFLFLRDWRATAIAAVALPLSVLPVFLAMLWLDFTLNSITMLALTLVIGILVDDAIVEIENIDRHIHMGERPYSAALHAADGIALAVLATTLTIVAVFAPVGFVQGVVGQYFRQFGVTASIAVLCSLLVARLLTPLLAAYFLRATRKVNATPEDHGEPQGRLMRRYVSWLEQVLRHPWKTLLAAGALFVAAVMLAGYLPGGFLPANDANLSQLRVTLPPGGSLSQAQQTSERITTVLRAHPAVKHVLAVAGSPDEASFSITLQPRDQRQVTRKEFENAIRRQLAALPDMRFQFLVDGGSEVSIMLVGRDAQALEAAARQLAGEMRGLPQLTNVQISLSPVSPELRVRPRPGDAARLGVNTSAIGDILRIATTGEQKSLSAHYNLQERQIPLRVRLAEHDSADLDLLRSLRVSSIRREGGVPLSAVADISYGEGQTRIDRYDRQRRISVEANLQSASLGQALDAVQALPALQHLPAGVQQVQYGDAEYMAEMFDNFSLTMAASILTMYAILVLLFRDFLQPFTILFTLPLSLVGAIAALWLIGAALDLPAIIGLLMLMGIVTKNAILLVDFTLEGRRNGMTTHDALIHAGMMRARPIVMTTVAMIAGMAPAALGFGADSGFRIPMATAVIGGLVTSTLLSLVCVPVVFARIDNLRAWLGPRLTRLTTVSPEDLAGE; encoded by the coding sequence ATGAAACAAGGTATTTCTTCATGGGCGATTCGCCGCCCAATTCCGACGTTGGTGTTGTTTTGCGTGCTGACGCTGGCGGGCATCGCCGCTTTTTTGCGTTTGCCGGTGAACGCCAACCCGCCGGTGGCTTTCCCGCTGGTCAGCGTCACGGTGTTGCAGCCGGGCGCTGCGCCGGCGGAAATTGAAGCCGAAATCACCCGCCGCGTCGAAAACGCGCTGTCAGGTCTGCCGAGCGTGCGCCATCTGGAGTCGACCGTCAAAGCTTCGGTCAGTAGCACCACGGTGGAGTTCCAACTGGGGACCGATCCCGATCGCGCCGCAAACGATGTGCGTGCGGCGGTGGACGAGATTCGCGGTGAACTGCCGCAAAATATTCCGGCGCCGGTGGTGCAGCGCGTCGACGTCGAAGGCGGCGCGATGCTGCAATACATTATGGAAGCGCCTGGGGAGTCTGAACAGGCGCTGTCCTGGTACGTTGACGACAGTATCAGCCGTGAGTTGCTCGCCGTGCCGGGGGTACAGCGCGTCGCCCGCTTTGGCGGCGCCGAACGCGAGTTGCGCATCGAGCCGAACCCGGCGGTGCTGGCGCAGTACGGCATGACGATAGATACGCTGAATAGCCAGTTGCGTGAGACGTTCACCGACGTGCCCGGCGGCCATCTGGAAACGCAACGGCAACGCCAGACGATCCGGGTGCAAGGGCGCCTGGCTTCGCCGGAAACGCTAAGCGCGTTGCCGATCGCGATGCCGGGTGGTAGTTGGCTGCCGCTGGGCGATATTGCGCGCATCAGCGATACCGTCGCCGATCGTTCGGGGTTCGCCCAGCTCAACGGTAAACCGGCGGTGGGGTTCTCGGTATGGCGCCGTAAAGGGTTCAGCGACACCGAAGTTGCCGCCCGCGTGGCCGAACGGCTGCAAACGTTGCAGGCGCAGCACCCCGGCGTCGTCATCCGCGAGGTGACATCGACGGTGGAATACACCCGCGCCAGTTACGACACGGCGATGCATACCCTGGTTGAAGGCGCAGTGCTGACGATTCTGGTGGTGTTTCTGTTTCTGCGTGACTGGCGCGCCACGGCCATTGCGGCCGTCGCCTTGCCGCTGTCCGTCCTGCCGGTGTTTTTAGCCATGCTGTGGCTGGATTTCACGCTTAACAGCATCACGATGTTGGCGTTGACGCTGGTGATCGGCATTCTGGTTGATGATGCGATCGTCGAGATCGAGAACATCGATCGCCATATTCATATGGGCGAGCGGCCCTACAGCGCGGCGCTGCACGCGGCGGACGGCATCGCGCTGGCGGTATTGGCCACCACGCTGACCATTGTTGCGGTGTTTGCGCCGGTCGGTTTTGTTCAGGGGGTGGTCGGGCAATATTTCCGCCAGTTCGGGGTGACCGCCTCCATCGCGGTACTGTGCTCGTTGTTGGTGGCACGCCTGCTGACGCCGTTGCTGGCGGCCTATTTCCTGCGCGCCACGCGCAAGGTGAACGCTACGCCGGAGGATCACGGCGAGCCGCAAGGGCGGCTGATGCGCCGCTATGTGAGCTGGCTGGAACAGGTGTTGCGGCACCCCTGGAAAACCCTGCTGGCCGCCGGGGCGCTGTTTGTGGCGGCTGTGATGTTGGCTGGGTATCTGCCCGGCGGTTTCCTGCCTGCTAACGATGCGAACCTGTCGCAACTGCGCGTAACGCTGCCGCCGGGCGGTTCACTGTCTCAGGCGCAACAGACCTCCGAGCGCATCACCACCGTGCTGCGTGCACATCCGGCGGTTAAGCATGTGTTGGCGGTCGCCGGCTCGCCGGATGAAGCCAGCTTCAGCATCACGCTGCAACCGCGCGATCAGCGCCAAGTGACGCGTAAGGAATTTGAAAACGCGATCCGCCGGCAATTGGCGGCGTTGCCCGACATGCGCTTCCAGTTTCTGGTTGATGGCGGCAGTGAAGTCTCGATCATGCTGGTGGGGCGCGATGCGCAGGCGCTGGAGGCTGCGGCGCGGCAGTTGGCGGGTGAAATGCGCGGGCTGCCACAGTTGACCAACGTGCAGATAAGCCTCTCGCCCGTCAGCCCGGAACTGCGGGTGCGGCCGCGCCCGGGCGACGCAGCGCGGCTTGGCGTCAACACCAGCGCCATCGGCGACATATTACGCATCGCCACGACCGGTGAGCAGAAATCCTTGTCTGCGCATTACAATTTGCAGGAACGGCAGATCCCGCTGCGCGTCCGGCTTGCTGAGCATGATAGCGCCGATCTGGATCTGTTGCGCAGCCTGCGCGTTTCCAGCATCCGGCGGGAAGGCGGGGTGCCGTTGTCGGCGGTGGCGGACATCAGCTACGGCGAGGGGCAAACGCGGATCGATCGTTACGATCGCCAACGCCGTATCAGCGTCGAGGCCAACCTGCAATCGGCCTCGCTGGGGCAGGCGCTGGATGCGGTGCAAGCGTTGCCGGCGCTGCAGCATTTGCCCGCCGGGGTGCAGCAGGTGCAATACGGCGATGCGGAATATATGGCGGAGATGTTCGACAACTTTTCGCTGACGATGGCGGCCAGTATTTTGACGATGTACGCCATTCTGGTGTTGCTGTTCCGCGATTTCCTGCAGCCGTTCACCATTCTGTTCACACTGCCGCTGTCGCTGGTCGGCGCCATCGCCGCACTGTGGCTGATCGGCGCTGCGCTGGATCTGCCGGCGATCATCGGGCTGCTGATGCTGATGGGGATCGTCACCAAGAACGCTATCCTGCTGGTGGACTTCACGCTGGAGGGCCGGCGCAATGGGATGACGACGCATGATGCGCTGATCCATGCCGGTATGATGCGGGCGCGGCCGATTGTGATGACCACGGTGGCGATGATCGCCGGTATGGCGCCGGCGGCGCTGGGCTTTGGCGCCGATTCGGGGTTCCGTATCCCGATGGCCACGGCGGTGATCGGCGGGCTGGTGACCTCGACCTTGCTCAGCCTGGTGTGCGTGCCGGTGGTGTTTGCCCGCATCGACAATCTGCGCGCGTGGCTGGGGCCGCGTTTGACCCGCCTGACGACGGTCAGCCCGGAAGATTTGGCCGGCGAATAA
- a CDS encoding VirK/YbjX family protein, with product MYLIEKETSNAQPLNNIGFALSLATGKLCPNTYWDKKSHRVKFLLRSLIFPLQTSRLLSLLAGLPYYRELLQSQNNIPIKVHRPYLYRALTVKQRTDVIINHYTFLGEMQNFQISNALTSLEDKCIYTLKGKDGVEFAICGSTAKRAEREGESTVFLKMGDTLLASITFSVASHNQRQSIFIGGVQGASKGVGNEVIKQATKLCYGLFPKRILMEVIFQFARENNIDKIFGVSDNAHVFRSLRYVFSKRSQFHASYNNFWQAIGGQKVSKHLYALPLSIPRKDNSELPSKKRSEYRKRYELLDQLNVGLYTQDNSSCRQAAIEGIPMSLRR from the coding sequence ATGTATTTAATAGAAAAGGAAACGTCTAATGCTCAGCCGTTGAATAACATCGGCTTTGCGCTGTCGTTAGCGACAGGGAAATTGTGCCCGAATACTTATTGGGATAAAAAATCGCATCGGGTAAAGTTTCTGCTGCGTTCGTTAATTTTCCCACTGCAAACATCCCGGCTGCTTTCGCTGCTTGCCGGGCTGCCCTATTATCGCGAGTTATTACAATCACAGAATAATATACCGATAAAGGTACACCGTCCGTATCTCTACCGCGCGTTGACCGTCAAGCAACGCACGGACGTCATCATTAATCATTATACCTTCCTGGGGGAAATGCAGAATTTCCAAATTAGCAACGCCCTCACCAGCTTGGAAGATAAATGTATTTATACCCTGAAAGGGAAGGATGGCGTTGAGTTTGCTATTTGCGGCAGCACGGCGAAACGGGCAGAGCGCGAAGGGGAAAGCACCGTATTTTTAAAAATGGGTGATACGTTGCTTGCCAGCATCACCTTTTCCGTGGCTAGCCATAACCAACGGCAAAGTATTTTTATCGGTGGCGTGCAGGGGGCAAGCAAAGGCGTCGGCAACGAGGTGATAAAACAAGCCACCAAGCTGTGCTATGGGTTATTCCCGAAAAGAATTTTAATGGAGGTTATTTTCCAGTTCGCCCGTGAAAATAATATCGATAAAATATTTGGCGTAAGTGATAACGCGCATGTATTTAGAAGCCTGCGTTACGTGTTCAGTAAACGCAGCCAGTTCCATGCCAGCTACAATAATTTCTGGCAAGCGATTGGCGGGCAGAAAGTCTCCAAACATCTTTATGCATTGCCGCTATCTATTCCGAGAAAGGACAATAGCGAATTGCCAAGTAAAAAGCGATCGGAATACCGCAAGCGCTATGAACTGCTCGATCAGTTGAACGTCGGTTTATATACCCAAGATAATTCGAGTTGCAGGCAGGCGGCAATCGAAGGAATCCCGATGAGCTTACGCCGGTAA
- the speD gene encoding adenosylmethionine decarboxylase translates to MHKLKLHGFNNLTKSLSFCIYDICYAKTADDRDGYIAYIDEQYNANRLTEILTETCSIIGANILNIARQDYEPQGASVTILVSEEPMDPKDVDTSEHPGPLPNTVVAHLDKSHICVHTYPESHPEGGLCTFRADIEVSTCGVISPLKALNYLIHQLESDIVTMDYRVRGFTRDVNGVKHYIDHEINSIQNFMSEDMKSLYHMMDVNVYQENIFHTKMLLKDFDLQHYLFNAKPEALGEEERKRITDLLWKEMQEIYYGRNIPHL, encoded by the coding sequence TTGCACAAGCTGAAACTGCACGGCTTCAATAACCTGACCAAGAGCCTGAGTTTTTGTATTTACGATATTTGTTACGCCAAAACCGCAGATGACCGCGACGGCTATATCGCCTACATTGACGAACAATACAACGCCAACCGGTTGACGGAGATCCTCACCGAGACCTGCTCAATCATCGGCGCCAACATTCTGAACATCGCACGTCAGGACTACGAGCCACAGGGCGCCAGCGTGACCATCTTGGTCAGCGAAGAACCGATGGATCCGAAAGATGTCGATACCTCGGAGCACCCCGGCCCGTTGCCAAACACGGTAGTCGCACACCTGGATAAAAGCCATATCTGCGTTCACACCTACCCGGAAAGCCATCCAGAAGGCGGCCTTTGCACCTTCCGCGCCGACATTGAAGTGTCGACCTGCGGGGTGATTTCACCGTTGAAAGCGCTGAATTACCTGATTCATCAGTTGGAGTCCGATATCGTCACCATGGATTATCGCGTGCGCGGCTTTACGCGCGACGTCAACGGTGTGAAACACTATATCGATCACGAGATCAACTCGATCCAGAACTTTATGTCTGAGGATATGAAGTCGCTGTATCACATGATGGATGTGAACGTTTATCAGGAGAACATCTTCCATACCAAGATGCTACTGAAGGACTTCGATCTGCAACACTATCTGTTCAACGCCAAGCCGGAAGCGCTCGGCGAAGAAGAACGGAAACGGATTACCGATCTGCTGTGGAAAGAAATGCAGGAGATCTATTACGGGCGCAATATTCCACACCTGTAA
- the speE gene encoding polyamine aminopropyltransferase: MTQKEIWYETLHANFGQYFSVEKVLYREKTEHQDLVIFENLEMGRVMALDGVVQTTERDEFIYHEMLTHVPLLAHGQAKKVLIIGGGDGGMLREVSRHQGVEQITMVEIDAGVVAFCRQYLPNHNAGAYDDPRFHLVIDDGVNFVSQTDEKFDVIISDCTDPIGPGESLFTSTFYQGCARCLNEGGIFVAQNGVCFLQQDEAVNSHTKLSHYFKDVSFYQAAIPTYYGGIMTFAWASQNPALRQLDLATLQQRFVQSGLPCRYYNPAIHVGSFALPQYLLNALNVSR; encoded by the coding sequence ATGACCCAGAAAGAAATTTGGTATGAGACGCTGCATGCCAACTTCGGCCAGTACTTTTCGGTAGAGAAGGTGCTGTACCGCGAGAAAACCGAGCATCAGGATCTGGTGATTTTTGAAAACCTGGAGATGGGCCGCGTCATGGCGCTCGACGGTGTGGTGCAAACCACGGAACGCGATGAGTTTATCTACCATGAGATGCTGACCCACGTTCCCCTGCTGGCGCACGGCCAGGCGAAGAAAGTCCTGATCATCGGCGGCGGCGACGGCGGCATGCTGCGTGAAGTCAGCCGCCATCAAGGCGTCGAACAGATTACCATGGTAGAGATCGACGCCGGCGTGGTGGCGTTTTGCCGCCAGTACTTGCCCAATCATAACGCCGGTGCTTATGACGATCCGCGCTTTCATCTGGTGATTGACGACGGCGTCAACTTCGTCAGCCAAACCGATGAAAAATTCGACGTCATCATTTCAGACTGTACCGATCCGATCGGCCCCGGCGAAAGCCTGTTCACTTCAACCTTCTACCAGGGTTGCGCACGCTGCCTGAATGAAGGCGGGATCTTCGTGGCCCAGAACGGCGTCTGCTTCCTGCAGCAGGATGAAGCGGTGAACAGCCATACCAAACTGAGCCACTACTTCAAGGACGTCAGTTTTTACCAGGCGGCAATCCCAACCTATTACGGCGGCATCATGACGTTTGCCTGGGCCAGCCAAAATCCGGCGTTGCGCCAGCTTGATTTGGCCACGCTGCAGCAACGTTTTGTACAAAGCGGGCTGCCTTGCCGCTACTATAACCCGGCGATCCACGTAGGCAGCTTTGCTCTGCCGCAATATTTACTCAATGCACTGAACGTTTCACGTTAA
- a CDS encoding YacC family pilotin-like protein: protein MKKTTLLVLLLSMLGFSRASLALNESEAEDLADLTAVFVYLKNDCGYNDLPNTQIKRAIVFFAQQNRWDLSNYDSYNMKALGEASYHDLRGIAIPTQTKCKSLARDSLSLLAYAN from the coding sequence CTGAAAAAAACAACGTTACTAGTGCTGTTACTGTCTATGCTGGGGTTCTCACGCGCCAGCCTGGCCTTGAATGAGTCTGAAGCGGAAGATCTGGCCGATCTTACCGCGGTGTTCGTCTATCTGAAGAACGACTGCGGCTACAACGATTTGCCCAATACGCAAATCAAACGTGCGATCGTGTTCTTCGCCCAGCAAAACCGTTGGGATCTCAGCAACTACGACAGTTACAACATGAAAGCTCTGGGTGAGGCCAGCTACCACGATCTGCGCGGTATCGCCATTCCAACCCAGACAAAATGCAAATCTCTGGCGCGCGATTCACTCAGCCTGTTAGCCTACGCAAACTAG
- the cueO gene encoding multicopper oxidase CueO, with amino-acid sequence MLRRDFIKLTAALGAASALPLWSRAAWAAEQPALPIPPLLAPDAQGNIALAFQAGETRWLPHVASKTWGVNGALLGPAVRLQRGKPVTVDIRNQLPAASTLHWHGLAIPGEADGGPHALIPPRESRTAHFTVDQPAATCWFHPHTHGKTGQQVMMGLAGLVLIEDEESSRLPLPKTWGQDDIPVILQDKRLGNDGQIAYQLDVMSAAVGWFGDRMFTNGVQYPQHPAPRGWLRLRFLNGCNARSLRLAASDNRPLYVIASDGGFLNEPVKLHELPILMGERFEVLVDTSDGQPFDIVTLPVKQMGMTLAPFDKPLPVLRIQPTQAPGVTTLPDTLVALPALPALDGVQERWLQLMMDPTLDKLGMQALMQRYGHQAMAGMSMDHGNMGETGHGGMAGMDHGDMAGMAHGEAPFDFSHGNMINGKAFDMMKPMFAAKRGQYEKWTISGEGDMMLHPFHIHGTQFRILSENGKPPAAHRAAWKDTVHVEGWRSEVLVRFDHLASAEHAYMAHCHLLEHEDTGMMLGFTVTDQD; translated from the coding sequence ATGCTGCGCCGTGATTTTATCAAACTGACCGCCGCACTGGGTGCGGCGAGCGCTTTGCCGCTATGGAGCCGTGCCGCCTGGGCGGCTGAACAGCCTGCGTTGCCGATCCCGCCGCTGTTAGCTCCGGACGCGCAGGGGAACATCGCGCTGGCGTTCCAGGCGGGGGAAACCCGTTGGTTGCCGCATGTGGCGAGCAAAACTTGGGGCGTGAATGGCGCATTGCTGGGGCCGGCGGTCAGGTTGCAACGTGGGAAGCCGGTAACCGTCGATATCCGTAATCAGTTGCCTGCGGCCAGCACCCTGCATTGGCATGGCCTGGCGATCCCCGGCGAAGCCGACGGCGGCCCACATGCCCTGATCCCGCCGAGGGAATCCCGTACGGCGCATTTTACCGTCGATCAGCCAGCGGCGACCTGTTGGTTCCATCCGCATACCCATGGCAAAACCGGCCAGCAGGTGATGATGGGCCTGGCGGGGCTGGTGCTGATAGAGGACGAAGAAAGCAGCCGCCTGCCGTTGCCGAAAACCTGGGGCCAGGACGACATTCCGGTGATCTTGCAGGACAAACGCCTGGGTAACGACGGCCAGATCGCCTATCAGTTGGATGTGATGAGCGCGGCCGTCGGCTGGTTCGGCGATCGGATGTTCACCAACGGCGTGCAGTATCCGCAGCACCCGGCGCCGCGCGGCTGGCTGCGCCTGCGCTTTCTCAACGGTTGCAATGCGCGCTCACTGAGGCTGGCCGCCAGCGATAACCGCCCGCTGTATGTGATAGCCAGCGATGGCGGCTTTCTCAATGAGCCGGTCAAGTTGCATGAACTGCCGATACTGATGGGCGAGCGTTTTGAAGTGCTGGTGGATACTTCGGATGGGCAGCCGTTTGACATCGTCACGCTGCCGGTCAAACAAATGGGGATGACGCTGGCGCCGTTCGATAAGCCGCTGCCGGTGCTGCGCATTCAGCCCACCCAGGCGCCGGGGGTAACAACGCTGCCCGACACGCTGGTGGCGCTGCCGGCCTTGCCCGCGCTTGACGGCGTGCAGGAGCGCTGGCTGCAACTGATGATGGATCCCACGCTGGATAAGCTCGGCATGCAGGCCTTGATGCAGCGCTACGGCCACCAGGCGATGGCTGGCATGAGCATGGACCACGGCAACATGGGCGAGACAGGGCACGGTGGTATGGCCGGAATGGATCATGGCGATATGGCCGGCATGGCGCACGGCGAAGCGCCGTTTGATTTCAGCCACGGCAATATGATCAACGGCAAGGCTTTCGACATGATGAAGCCGATGTTTGCCGCCAAACGCGGCCAGTATGAAAAATGGACTATCTCCGGCGAAGGGGACATGATGCTGCATCCGTTCCACATTCACGGCACCCAGTTCCGCATCCTGTCGGAAAACGGCAAGCCGCCGGCGGCACACCGGGCGGCCTGGAAAGATACCGTGCACGTTGAGGGTTGGCGCAGCGAGGTGCTGGTGCGCTTCGATCATCTGGCCAGCGCAGAACATGCCTATATGGCGCATTGCCACCTGCTGGAACACGAAGATACCGGCATGATGCTGGGGTTCACGGTCACCGACCAGGATTAA
- the hpt gene encoding hypoxanthine phosphoribosyltransferase, producing the protein MKHTVDVMISEQEIKTRIAELGRQITEHYRNSGSEMVLVGLLRGSFMFMADLCRTIDVPHEVDFMTASSYGSGMSTTRDVKILKDLDEDIRGKDILIVEDIIDSGNTLNKVREILALRGPKSLAICTLLDKPERREVEVPVEFVGFSIPDEFVVGYGIDYAQRYRHLPYVGKVVLLDE; encoded by the coding sequence ATGAAACACACTGTAGACGTCATGATTTCCGAACAGGAAATTAAAACCCGTATCGCCGAACTCGGCCGCCAGATCACCGAACATTACCGCAACAGCGGCAGTGAAATGGTGTTGGTGGGCCTGTTGCGCGGCTCATTCATGTTCATGGCCGATCTGTGCCGCACGATTGACGTGCCGCACGAAGTGGATTTCATGACCGCCTCCAGCTATGGCAGCGGTATGTCCACCACCCGCGACGTAAAAATCCTGAAAGACCTGGATGAAGATATCCGCGGTAAAGACATTCTGATCGTTGAAGACATCATCGATTCTGGCAATACGCTGAACAAGGTGCGCGAAATCCTGGCGCTGCGCGGGCCAAAATCGCTGGCGATTTGTACGTTGCTGGATAAACCGGAGCGCCGTGAAGTGGAAGTGCCGGTCGAGTTTGTCGGCTTTTCCATTCCTGACGAGTTCGTGGTGGGCTACGGCATTGACTACGCTCAGCGCTATCGCCATCTGCCGTACGTGGGCAAAGTCGTCCTGCTGGACGAATAA
- the can gene encoding carbonate dehydratase: MKEIERLIANNQVWSANISQDDPGFFERLAQAQKPRFLWIGCSDSRVPAERLTGLEPGELFVHRNVANLVIHTDLNCLSVVQYAVDVLEVEHIIICGHLGCGGVEAAVENPELGLINNWLLHIRDLWFKHSSRLGELEPEKRLDALCEINVVEQVYNLGHSTIMQSAWKRDQKVMIHGWVYGIHDGRLRDLEVTATSRESLEMGYRKGMATLLQEKEKSITGKPNPLHAD; encoded by the coding sequence ATGAAAGAAATAGAAAGGCTCATTGCCAACAATCAGGTTTGGTCGGCGAATATCAGCCAGGACGATCCCGGTTTTTTCGAACGCCTGGCACAGGCGCAGAAACCCCGTTTTTTATGGATTGGCTGTTCTGACAGCCGGGTGCCCGCCGAGAGATTGACCGGCCTGGAGCCCGGAGAACTGTTTGTTCACCGCAATGTGGCCAACCTGGTCATCCATACCGATTTGAACTGCCTGTCGGTGGTGCAGTACGCCGTCGACGTGCTCGAAGTGGAACACATCATCATCTGCGGCCACCTGGGCTGCGGCGGTGTAGAAGCGGCGGTGGAAAACCCGGAGCTGGGTTTAATTAACAACTGGCTGTTGCACATCCGTGATCTGTGGTTCAAACACAGTTCACGCCTGGGCGAACTGGAACCGGAAAAACGCCTGGATGCGCTGTGCGAAATCAACGTTGTGGAACAGGTGTATAACCTCGGCCACTCCACGATTATGCAATCGGCCTGGAAACGCGACCAGAAGGTGATGATCCACGGTTGGGTGTACGGTATTCATGATGGCCGCCTGCGCGATCTGGAAGTCACCGCCACCAGCCGTGAGAGCCTGGAGATGGGCTACCGCAAAGGGATGGCCACGCTGCTGCAAGAGAAAGAAAAAAGCATCACCGGCAAACCGAACCCGCTGCACGCCGATTAA